In Gracilinanus agilis isolate LMUSP501 chromosome 1, AgileGrace, whole genome shotgun sequence, the sequence CCTCTTTCAGCTTTGGGACAACATCCTCCTGTGGGATGGCCTCGTCCCCGAGGAGGCTCTACGGGAGCTGGCCCTGGACAAGCTGCTGAATCGCTACCTGGTCGTTGCGCTCTCCCATACGGGCCCTGCACCCGGAGTGCTTGAGAAGTACCGCAGGGtgaggctctgggagggggggcaGGTGGGAGGGCATCGGTGGACGTCGCTGCGTGCCAAGCCAGCCCCGGAGGGCCTTTAGTCTAGGGCCAAGCACCCGGGCGACACTGCCAGGAAAGGGCAAGTCCCAGGCCGGAGACCCGAGGCAGAGGGGCTGTCTTGGCCTGGGAAGGATGGGGAGGTTCAGCCCGAGCCCATCAGGGAGCCGCGCTGGGTGACGAGCATGTGTGGCCTAACAGGTGGTCGAGAGTCTCCCCGAAAGCTGGCTCGGGGGGCCCCACGCGGGGTCCTGCATCCCTCAGCTCACCAGCCTTGCCCAGGTGCTGGCCCGGGACACGCAACAGCTCCACAACGAGGAGGACGACAGGCTTGGGTGAGAGCCGAGGCTGGGGCCACTGAGGGCTGGGCTCTGTCCCTCTGCCTGGCCGTCTCATCGACTCTTCCTTCTGGCCTCCAGGTCAGAAGTACGGGAGATGGTCCTCCTCTTGGTGAAGATGAAGGCTCTGCCTCAGGCCCGGGCCTTCGTGGAAAGGAACCAGCTGGCTGTGCTGAGAGCCCTCGTGGGGGCGGCGCCGTGAAGGGGGGTTACGgggccccctcccctcccccctcgaTGCAGCCACACGGAGGTGccagataaatgtttattgtaccgctgccctgtgtgtgtgtgtgtgagagacccTCCGCTGCTCAGCAGCGCCCCAGCCGGGCCGCCTCCACCTCCTCCCAGATCTGGGCCTCCAGGGCCTCGGTGGGCCGCTCTCTCATCATGTCGAACTCCAGCCAGGGCTGGCTCCACTTGCGGGCTTCCCGCAACTGCTCCTCGCTGAGGCACAGGTCGAACCTGATGCCCTGGATGTTGAACTTGGGCCGCTCCCAGCGCTTGGACCAGGGCCTGGGCTTCATTTTGACCTTGAGCTGGAGGAAGGAGGGGCGGGATGAGGGGGCGGGGCGGGCCGGCTccccgccccgcccccgccccgccGGGCCCACCCACCCACCGGGTTGACGGGGACCTCCTGGCCGGCGGCGGGGGCCTCCGGCTTCATGTCCAGCTCGAAGGTGCTGTACTCGGGCAGGGCGTCGCGCAGGTACATGAGGTTGTCGTCCAGGCGCTTCTCCAGCCTGACCACTTGGATTTCCTGGATCCGCGGGCTGTACAGGTCAAAGCAGATCTCCACCCCTGGGGGGCGGGGCCAGTCAGCGGAGGGGCCGGTGGGGCCCCGCCCCGCCCCTCAGCGGGCCCCACCCACCTTGGCCCTCGATGGTGTTGCGCAGAACGAAGGTGGCCCCGAGGCCGTGGCCAGACCTCTGGGTACAAATGCCCAGGAAGCGGCTGCTTTTGCCCTTGGCGTGAGGGTCCGAGGAGGTGACGGCCAGGATGCTCCCTGCGGGGAGCAGAGACTGGAGTGAGGGCCCGCCCCGCCCTCCGCGCGTGGCCCGCCCACGGCGCCCCCCCCCACGCACCTACGTAGAACTCGGGAATGTGCAGGACCTTCCGCCGCTCCAGCATGTCCTGGCGCTCCAGCTGGAACTTCAGCGGCTTCGTCCGCCCCCGGGGAGGGAGGAACTCGGGGCTTAGGAACCTGCGGAGGCAGCAGAGCCAGGGGAGGGGCTGGGCGGGCGCCCTGGGCCGCAGGCTCGTCTTCCAAGCCACCTCTGCCCGCCCCGGCTCGCCCCCTCACCTGCGCTCCCGCTCGGGCTCCCGCCTCTTGTCTACAATGACCGGCTTGGGGGGCGGCTGGAAGCCCCCGGGAGTCCCGGGGCCAGAGAGGGCGCCTGCGGGACAGAGAGCCCGCgtgagaagggaaaggggagggggccAGAAGGGGGAGGCAGCGGCCCCGCAGCTCGGGGGCCCGGCGTAactcctccccccgcccccacccccgtCTTACGGCAGGCGGACAAGCGCGGCGCGACTCCCAGGCGAAGGCGAAGGTGGAGGGAGGCGGACGCGAGGCCCGCGGACGCCGCCATGTTTCCCGGGTCTGCGCCTGCGCGGGGAGTGTAACACATGACGGCGGACGGTGGCGGGAGGACGGTAGCCGGCGGGGGCCAAACGCAGCCGTTTGCGAAGCGGCGCTTCCCCTGTCACTGCCGACCTGCCGCAAGGCCGCGAGGGGGCAGTCGCTAAGACCTGGGGAGGGGCGGGGCTGCTGGGGGAGGGGCGGAGCGGCCCTTTATCCCTCCCAGGCCCCTGCGGTGGAGAtgctctctttgtctcagtttaacagacatggaaactgaggccaacagctTTGGGTACCTTGGCCAGGGTTTGAGGGGGTGGCGGTAACAAATGAGGCCGTTCTGGATCAGACAGTGGTCAGCGCAGTGGCTGGCACGTAGGCTTAGGGGCAGCTCCTAGAGctggaagacctgacttcaaatgtgACCAGAGACACCTCCTGgctctgtggccttgggcaagtcactaaactctgcctcagtttcctcatctgtcacccGATTTCTAATCCCTCCAGCGTTTGGGGGGGCGTGTCCTGAGAGGGGGGGCTGAGAGGTGGCCTGGTCCATCAGTCACCTGTGTAGCCCCCTCAAGACTGAGCCAGCTGGGTGCTCTGACACCTCCTTCAAGGCCCCACTTTCCTGAGGCCCCACGGTGTCTGCAGAGgcttgggggggggcagctgccAGGCACCCTCCTCTCTAGGAAAGGACTGCGGAGCCCCAGAGACCTGGTGGGGAGGGGACTAGTCCAACTTCCTCCAAATTCCCCTTAACAAGGAGGGGCCATTGGCCCCTGCTTGGATCCCTCCGGTGACAGGGAGCTCACCTCCTCCTAAGGCAGCTCCTTCCACTTAGAGGGAGCCCAGATTGCTTGTATAAGGCTGGGCCCAATTGCTTTTTTTCAACCCCAAGACAAAACTTTTGAGGCTGACTGACCAAAGAGCCCCAGGGGGATCCCCTAAGATAATCGAGGCGCCAGGCTTGGCCCAAATAAGTTCAGGACTCCATCCCAGGGCCCTGGTCAGTGTGACTGGGTGACCCCTTTGGGTAGACTGGAAATGGagggagaaggggggaaaagagtGGAGCCAGAGAACCCAGGCCTCAGGTGCTTTACATTTGTTGGGGTCCAGGTTGTAGGATACATTAACAGAAGAGATGGCAGGGCAGCAAGgtaagctcagtggatagagagccaggcctgccaTTGGGAGGCCCCAGGTTCCAATCGGGCCTCAAacacatttcttagctgtgtgaccctgggtagctcacttaact encodes:
- the MRPL19 gene encoding LOW QUALITY PROTEIN: 39S ribosomal protein L19, mitochondrial (The sequence of the model RefSeq protein was modified relative to this genomic sequence to represent the inferred CDS: deleted 2 bases in 1 codon); this encodes MDVEAAGAGTCLCPTPNSPPAATGTTQQRGSSGERPGCEALQRLALGAWCLGHGPGGISVERTQGRGQGGEGGRRAKPGTLAASERAREPVSSRCQEVQEGPVPGTPQRLGRVWRRPPGEQLRGLGEADRAPGHQPREKQAEWAAGEKPGQSQPSFSEAGPSPLPSSATVPWTQVSLRKLETQPRPSPGLSDCPLAALRQVGSDRGSAASQTAAFGPRRLPSSRHRPVMCYTPRAGADPGNMAASAGLASASLHLRLRLGVAPRLSACRALSGPGTPGGFQPPPKPVIVDKRREPERERRFLSPEFLPPRGRTKPLKFQLERQDMLERRKVLHIPEFYVGSILAVTSSDPHAKGKSSRFLGICTQRSGHGLGATFVLRNTIEGQGVEICFDLYSPRIQEIQVVRLEKRLDDNLMYLRDALPEYSTFELDMKPEAPAAGQEVPVNPLKVKMKPRPWSKRWERPKFNIQGIRFDLCLSEEQLREARKWSQPWLEFDMMRERPTEALEAQIWEEVEAARLGRC